In the genome of Gemmatimonadota bacterium, one region contains:
- a CDS encoding endonuclease/exonuclease/phosphatase family protein, translated as MTLTPWFRRLGLLSLAAVALSYLLTCQLGDRIWWALPFLFGPRWLLAMPLVGVVPWLLVRPREAWLPVCVGAALTCFGLLDVRIGTGRLTAGAGVPVRVVELNAGAGSGGNTPAANVVAELQRLSPDVAVFAECGNGPVRAALSALPGYHFKVSETSLCLLSRGEILEWSERDPMDIWKEGGSGAIVRAKVQTAAGPLRVGLVHLETPRDALDNYADLSTIPTLGDVTRANIRQREEESTKAREWILPTSDQPTIVVGDFNLPIESAIFRRHWSDLRDAFSRGGLGSGHTKRTRWWGVRIDHILTTSEIGTSRSFTGRDVGSDHLPLVADLIIPAH; from the coding sequence GTGACTCTCACACCGTGGTTCCGCCGACTCGGGCTGCTCTCGCTCGCCGCTGTTGCACTCAGCTATCTGCTCACCTGTCAGCTCGGTGACCGCATCTGGTGGGCTCTCCCCTTTCTCTTCGGCCCGCGCTGGCTGCTGGCGATGCCGCTCGTCGGTGTGGTGCCCTGGCTGCTGGTTCGACCTCGAGAGGCGTGGCTGCCGGTGTGCGTGGGTGCGGCGCTCACCTGTTTCGGCTTGCTCGACGTGCGAATCGGAACGGGTCGGCTCACGGCAGGCGCCGGTGTACCGGTGCGGGTGGTGGAGTTGAACGCCGGTGCCGGCAGTGGTGGCAACACTCCAGCGGCGAATGTCGTCGCCGAACTACAGCGGCTTTCCCCCGACGTCGCGGTCTTCGCTGAATGCGGCAATGGTCCGGTGCGTGCCGCGCTGAGTGCGCTGCCGGGATACCATTTCAAGGTGAGCGAGACGTCACTTTGCCTGTTGTCGCGCGGCGAGATTCTGGAGTGGAGCGAGCGTGACCCGATGGATATCTGGAAGGAGGGCGGCTCGGGGGCGATCGTGCGCGCGAAGGTGCAGACCGCTGCTGGCCCACTTCGCGTAGGACTGGTTCACCTCGAGACCCCGCGGGACGCGCTCGATAACTACGCCGATCTCTCTACTATCCCGACTCTTGGTGATGTCACCCGCGCCAACATCCGGCAGCGCGAGGAAGAGTCGACCAAGGCGAGGGAGTGGATCCTGCCGACGAGTGACCAGCCGACAATCGTGGTGGGTGACTTCAACCTGCCGATCGAAAGCGCGATCTTTCGTCGTCACTGGAGCGACTTGCGCGACGCGTTCAGTCGGGGCGGCCTCGGGAGTGGACACACGAAGCGGACGCGCTGGTGGGGCGTCCGCATCGACCACATTCTCACGACTTCGGAAATCGGCACCAGCCGGAGTTTTACCGGCCGGGACGTCGGATCAGATCACCTGCCACTCGTGGCGGACCTGATCATCCCTGCCCACTAG
- a CDS encoding glycosyltransferase family A protein has translation MTARRVATVIPAYNAAASIEAAIASARGQTRPPDEIIVVDDGSSDATATLAEAAGGRVIRQANAGPGAARNRGIAATDAEWIALLDADDVWRPERIANELVRTDEPKVAVIFSGEHFIEKQPPMPPPTIDFDGLWEQNRIPTSSVLMRRAAWEAVGGFDESRELIGVEDYNLWLRIRSSLRISTTAWNSSTTVSDSPRGNSSRKPPVPLEPRC, from the coding sequence ATGACCGCCAGACGTGTTGCCACCGTGATCCCCGCCTACAACGCGGCCGCTTCAATCGAGGCCGCCATCGCCTCGGCCCGTGGCCAGACCCGCCCTCCAGATGAGATCATCGTGGTCGATGATGGCAGTTCCGATGCGACCGCCACCCTGGCCGAGGCGGCCGGCGGCCGTGTCATCCGGCAGGCCAATGCCGGCCCCGGCGCAGCACGGAATCGCGGCATCGCGGCCACCGATGCCGAGTGGATCGCACTGCTCGACGCGGATGACGTCTGGCGTCCGGAGCGGATCGCCAACGAACTGGTGCGAACCGATGAGCCGAAGGTGGCCGTCATCTTCTCGGGAGAGCATTTCATCGAAAAGCAGCCGCCGATGCCGCCGCCTACCATCGACTTCGATGGCCTGTGGGAGCAGAATCGGATTCCGACGAGTTCGGTGCTGATGCGACGCGCCGCCTGGGAGGCGGTCGGTGGTTTTGACGAGAGCCGTGAACTGATCGGCGTCGAGGACTACAATCTCTGGCTTCGGATCAGGAGTTCACTACGTATCTCCACTACGGCATGGAACTCTTCTACTACGGTGAGCGATTCGCCGCGCGGCAATTCCTCGCGGAAGCCGCCCGTCCCGCTCGAGCCACGATGTTGA
- a CDS encoding glycosyltransferase family 2 protein — protein MTPPAPTITVVIPMRNEASHITACLESVLASALPDGMTFELLVLDGESTDDSAALVTALAARDPRVRLLPNPDRLQAAAFNRGLAEARGEYLVRLDAHSLYGNDYLAEAVRLLESTGAANVGGLQRATGEGVLGRAIAAAVSSRFAAGDAQYRHATEPKWTDTVYLGAWRTATVRELGGMHADWAVNEDYEMNVRLRARGGRVYLSPTLQSTYFVRDSLPKLVRQYTRYGFWKVRTLLLHPGSLRWRQAIAPLFVLSLLATPLLLHYLGWFGALHLALYLAANLTASLLVARQYGWALLPCFPLIFLLIHCSWGSGFLAGALYWPWQKR, from the coding sequence GTGACTCCCCCCGCCCCGACCATCACCGTCGTGATCCCGATGCGCAACGAGGCATCCCATATCACGGCCTGCCTCGAGTCGGTGCTGGCCTCCGCGCTGCCGGATGGCATGACGTTCGAGTTGCTGGTCCTTGACGGTGAGAGCACCGACGACTCGGCCGCACTCGTGACCGCACTCGCGGCGCGGGACCCGCGGGTGCGGCTCCTCCCCAATCCCGATCGACTCCAGGCCGCCGCGTTCAACCGCGGACTCGCGGAGGCGCGCGGCGAGTACCTTGTGCGACTCGACGCCCATTCGCTCTATGGCAACGACTACCTCGCCGAAGCCGTGCGCCTGCTCGAGAGTACCGGGGCAGCCAATGTTGGTGGATTGCAGCGCGCCACCGGCGAGGGCGTGCTGGGCCGCGCCATTGCGGCCGCAGTCTCGTCCCGTTTCGCTGCCGGCGACGCACAGTACCGTCACGCCACCGAGCCGAAATGGACCGACACGGTCTATCTCGGCGCCTGGCGCACGGCGACGGTGCGCGAACTGGGCGGCATGCATGCCGACTGGGCGGTCAACGAAGATTACGAGATGAACGTCCGCCTGCGGGCGCGCGGTGGCCGAGTGTATCTGTCGCCGACGCTGCAGTCGACCTACTTCGTCCGCGATTCACTCCCCAAGCTCGTGCGGCAGTACACCCGCTACGGCTTCTGGAAAGTGCGGACCCTCCTCCTTCACCCGGGCTCGTTGCGGTGGCGGCAGGCGATCGCGCCGCTCTTCGTGCTCTCGCTCCTCGCTACACCGTTGTTGCTGCATTATCTCGGCTGGTTCGGCGCTCTCCATCTCGCGCTCTATCTCGCGGCGAACCTCACGGCGTCGCTCCTCGTGGCACGCCAGTATGGCTGGGCCCTCCTTCCCTGCTTTCCACTGATCTTCCTCCTGATTCATTGCAGTTGGGGCAGCGGGTTCCTTGCGGGCGCCCTCTACTGGCCCTGGCAGAAGCGGTAA
- a CDS encoding VanZ family protein yields MTLRRVLVLAWLAVIAAVTLTAAPDQVDRILETPWYCLACGDAGATDVLLNVLLFLPLGVAARLAGWRFNKTLLLLLLLTIAIEATQATWLAGRDASLSDILANGAGGVGGWLLLPQLVAALNPTPRLALRAALGFLVAGAGVWAATGVGLTIALSPAGPWVGQPLRLWPGHDRFPGTMQQASMSGIPVSNDPLPGVPAQLDSLDLTLDLTRTGAAISSRPISLLRIVDARQQLQLSAGIRGRSLLLEHRVAASSLLLRTPAWRFEDAAITPLTVPWRFHWFRRAGAVILESGPVAGPAREYVVPLSIALGWAFVHPFAPPVGDSAPWWSVLWIACWLGPLGWFAGVMGLRIALRFGIAAIGAMALASAATQLPIHSDELLVATMLFTTFALFGATQRRRSAPTEIQ; encoded by the coding sequence GTGACGCTCCGGCGCGTCCTGGTACTGGCGTGGCTGGCCGTGATCGCGGCCGTTACACTCACCGCTGCGCCGGACCAGGTCGATCGTATCCTCGAGACGCCGTGGTACTGTCTCGCGTGTGGCGACGCTGGCGCGACCGATGTCCTGCTGAATGTGCTGCTCTTCCTGCCGCTTGGAGTCGCCGCACGGCTGGCGGGATGGCGCTTCAACAAGACACTGCTGCTCCTGCTCCTCCTCACTATCGCGATCGAAGCCACCCAGGCCACCTGGCTCGCCGGTCGAGATGCATCGCTCAGTGACATCCTCGCGAACGGTGCTGGCGGAGTTGGCGGGTGGCTGCTGCTCCCGCAGCTGGTGGCCGCACTCAACCCCACACCACGCCTGGCACTGCGCGCCGCACTTGGGTTTCTCGTCGCAGGGGCCGGCGTCTGGGCCGCGACCGGTGTCGGACTCACCATCGCGCTGAGTCCCGCCGGGCCGTGGGTCGGACAGCCCCTTCGGCTCTGGCCCGGACATGACCGTTTTCCCGGTACGATGCAGCAGGCGAGCATGAGCGGGATTCCAGTCAGCAACGACCCGCTCCCCGGCGTGCCGGCGCAGCTCGACTCCCTCGATCTCACGCTCGACCTGACCCGCACCGGTGCCGCGATATCATCGCGGCCGATCTCGCTCCTGAGAATCGTGGATGCGCGGCAACAGCTGCAGCTCTCCGCCGGCATCAGGGGTCGCAGTCTCCTGCTTGAACATCGGGTCGCGGCAAGCAGCCTGTTACTGCGGACACCGGCCTGGCGATTCGAGGACGCCGCCATCACACCACTCACCGTGCCATGGCGATTCCACTGGTTCCGGCGCGCTGGCGCCGTGATACTCGAGAGTGGCCCCGTCGCCGGCCCCGCGCGGGAATACGTCGTGCCGCTCTCGATTGCACTCGGCTGGGCATTCGTGCATCCTTTCGCACCGCCCGTCGGCGACAGCGCCCCCTGGTGGAGCGTGCTCTGGATCGCCTGCTGGCTCGGTCCGCTCGGTTGGTTCGCCGGGGTAATGGGACTCCGCATCGCCCTGCGATTCGGCATCGCGGCCATTGGAGCAATGGCACTGGCCTCCGCCGCAACGCAGCTACCGATCCACTCCGATGAACTGCTCGTTGCCACAATGCTCTTCACGACCTTCGCCCTCTTCGGCGCCACCCAGCGGAGACGCTCGGCCCCGACAGAAATTCAATGA